ACGGCACGCCGTTGACGGCCGAGGACTTCCGCTACTGCTTCGAAGACGTGCTCCTCAACGAGGATCTGTCCCCGGCCGGCCTGCCGCCCGCGATGGTCATGGACGGACAGGCGGCTAAGTTCGAAATCGTCGACGAGCGAACGGTTCGCTATTCCTGGCCGATGCCGAACCCGGTTTTCCTGCAGGAACTCGCCGCGCCGCAGCCGCTGGTCGTCGTCATGCCTTCGGCCTATCTCAAGCAGTTCCACACGAAATATCAGGATGAGGACAAGCTGAAAGCGTTCCTGAAGGAGCAGCGGGTCAAAAGGTGGAGCCAGCTCCACATGCGCATGGCGCGCTCCTACCGGCCCGAAAATCCGGATCTGCCGACCCTCGACCCGTGGCGCAACACCACGCCCCTGCCGGCCGAACAGTTCGTCTTCGAACGCAACCCCTACTACCACCGGGTGGACGAAAACGGCTTGCAATTGCCTTATATCGACCGATTCGTGCTCAGCGTCAGTTCGTCCTCACTCATTCCGGCAAAGACCGGCACGGGCGAAAGCGACCTGCAGGCATATGGGATCGATTTCGTCGACTATACCTATCTCAAAGATGCGGAGAAGCGGCACCCGGTCGAGGTGAAGCTCTGGAAAAAGACTTCGGGATCACGCCTGGCGCTGCTGCCGAACCTCAACTCTGCCGACCCGGTGTGGCGGCCGCTGCTCAGGGACGTGCGCGTCCGTCGTGCGCTGTCGCTTGCAATCGACCGTCGCGAGATCAACATGGCGGCCTTTTATGGGCTGACGAAGGAAAGCGCCGACACGGTGCTGCCTGAAAGTCCTCTCTTCCGGCCCGAATTCGCAAGTGCCTGGATCGCCCATGATCCGGACCAGGCGAACGCACTGCTCGACGCGGCTGGGCTGGCCAAGCGCGGCAGCGACGGGATCCGTATTCTTCCCGACGGCCGAAAGGCGCAGATCGTGGTGGAGACGGCCGGCGAAAGCACGCTCGATACCGATGTGCTTCAGCTCATAACCGATTACTGGCGCGAGGTCGGCATTTCGCTCTTCATTCGCACCTCGCAGCGGGATACCTTCCGCAGCCGCGCGGTCGGCGGCGAGATAATCATGTCGATGTGGTTCGGCCTCGACAACGGCGTGCCGACCGCGGACATGAGCCCCGGTCAGCTTGCACCGACCACGGACGACCAGCTGCAGTGGCCCGTCTGGGGATTGAACTATATGTCGCATGGCGAAATGGGCGAGGCGCCCGACCTTCCCCCGGTCGTCGAGCTCCTGGACCTGCTAAAGCGCTGGAGGCATTCCGCGGACGATGCCGAGCGTGCGGACATCTGGAGACAGATGTTGTCCATCTACACGGACCAGGTCTTCTCGATCGGGTTGGTCAACAGCTCGCTGCAGCCGATCCTCGTCACGAAGAAGCTGCGCAATTTCCCCGATGAGGGGCTGTACGGTTTCGACCCGACGAGCTACCTCGGCGCCTACAAGCCCGACACCTTCTGGCTGGAACAGGACGACTGAGATGCTGCGGTACATTCTCTGGCGCATCGCAGTCATGGTCCCGACGCTTCTCATCATCTCGGCGCTCGTGTTCGCCATCATCGAGCTGCCCCCCGGCGACTATTTCGAAAGCTACATCGCCGAGATCAGGGCGCAGGGCGAAGGCGTCAATATGGAACAGATCGAGGCGCTGCGTAAGCAGTATGGCTTCGACCAGCCGCCGATCCTGCGCTATGTCCACTGGGTCGCGGGGATGCTCCAGGGCGATTTCGGCTATTCCTTCGAATATGAATTGCCGGTGAGCGAGGTCGTCGGCGAGCGCCTGTGGCTCACGGTCCTGGTCTCCTTCGTCACCATCATCTTCACCTGGGTCATCGCCTTTCCGATTGGCCTCTATGCCGCCACGCACCAGTACAGCTGGGGCGATTACGGCCTGTCGCTGATCGGACTCATCGGCATCGCGATCCCGAATTTCATGCTGGCCCTCGTCCTCATGTATTTCGCCAATATCTGGTTCGGAACCTCGATCGGCCATTTGATGGACCAGAAGTATCTTTCCGAGCCGATGAGCTGGGAAAAGGCGAAGTCGATACTGGAGCATATCTGGATCCCGGTCATCATCGTCGGCGCGGCCGGTACTGCCGGCATGATCCGGCGCCTCAGGGCCAATCTGCTCGACGAGCTCCAGAAGCAATATGTCGTGACCGCCCGCGCCAAGGGGCTTTCGCCCACGCGGACCCTGCTCAAATATCCGCTGCGCATGGCGCTCAATTTCTTCATTTCGGACATCGGCTCGATCCTGCCGGCGATCATTTCGGGCGCGGAAATCACGGCAATCGTGCTGTCCCTCGAAACCACCGGACCGATGCTGATCAAGGCACTGCAGAGCCAGGACATGTATCTAGCCGGTTCGTTCCTGATGTTCCTCGCGTTCCTCACGGTGATCGGAGTGCTGGTTTCCGATCTGGCGCTCGCCGTCCTCGATCCTCGAATTCGTCTGCAAGGCAGGAGCACAAAGTGACGTCACCGATCCCGGCGCCCGGCGAGCCCCTTCCGCACTACGTTTCGACCGCGCCCTTCGACCCGTATTCCGTGGAGGTCATGACCGAGGAGCAGGTGCGGGTGAACCAGGCATCACAGCTGCGCCTGATGTGGTGGAAGTTCAAGCGCCACAAGGTCGCGCTCGCCTCGGGCATCTTCCTCGCGGTGCTCTACGGCATGATCCTGATCTGCGAGTTTCTCGCGCCCTACGACCTGCACACGCGCAATGTCGATTTCATCTATGCGCCGCCGCAGAGGATTCACTTTTTCCACGAGGGTGAATTCGTCGGCCCCTTCGTCTACGGCCGGACGATGACGCTGGACATGGACACGCTGAAGCG
The sequence above is drawn from the Sinorhizobium meliloti genome and encodes:
- a CDS encoding ABC transporter substrate-binding protein, whose translation is MITRRTALGILASAAFPKAMLAAAGGTDALATLVQEGKLPPVGERLPKTPRVIDVAAMGRKPGRHGGTIRSLIGSAKDIRLMTIYGYTRLVGYDEKLNLQPDILESYETVEDRIFTFHLREGHKWSDGTPLTAEDFRYCFEDVLLNEDLSPAGLPPAMVMDGQAAKFEIVDERTVRYSWPMPNPVFLQELAAPQPLVVVMPSAYLKQFHTKYQDEDKLKAFLKEQRVKRWSQLHMRMARSYRPENPDLPTLDPWRNTTPLPAEQFVFERNPYYHRVDENGLQLPYIDRFVLSVSSSSLIPAKTGTGESDLQAYGIDFVDYTYLKDAEKRHPVEVKLWKKTSGSRLALLPNLNSADPVWRPLLRDVRVRRALSLAIDRREINMAAFYGLTKESADTVLPESPLFRPEFASAWIAHDPDQANALLDAAGLAKRGSDGIRILPDGRKAQIVVETAGESTLDTDVLQLITDYWREVGISLFIRTSQRDTFRSRAVGGEIIMSMWFGLDNGVPTADMSPGQLAPTTDDQLQWPVWGLNYMSHGEMGEAPDLPPVVELLDLLKRWRHSADDAERADIWRQMLSIYTDQVFSIGLVNSSLQPILVTKKLRNFPDEGLYGFDPTSYLGAYKPDTFWLEQDD
- a CDS encoding ABC transporter permease, translating into MLRYILWRIAVMVPTLLIISALVFAIIELPPGDYFESYIAEIRAQGEGVNMEQIEALRKQYGFDQPPILRYVHWVAGMLQGDFGYSFEYELPVSEVVGERLWLTVLVSFVTIIFTWVIAFPIGLYAATHQYSWGDYGLSLIGLIGIAIPNFMLALVLMYFANIWFGTSIGHLMDQKYLSEPMSWEKAKSILEHIWIPVIIVGAAGTAGMIRRLRANLLDELQKQYVVTARAKGLSPTRTLLKYPLRMALNFFISDIGSILPAIISGAEITAIVLSLETTGPMLIKALQSQDMYLAGSFLMFLAFLTVIGVLVSDLALAVLDPRIRLQGRSTK